GTTACTTAAAGAAGCTTTTCAGAAAGTTAGCAATTCCTTTAGGTGGTTCTGAAACATTCTCTAACTTATCTCTAATATGATAAACGCAGTTGGTAGCTTTAGCCTTAGGATAAGTTAAAGCAAAAGGATTTCTTTGTCTGACTGCTTTTCCTACTACCGCATCCTCAAGAATATACCCTAAGCTTTCTACCCTCATATTTAAAAATTGACTAACAATATCAGTAAAATGGTCTACTACTTTCTTTCCCTCGATAATATTATTAACCCTATTAACTACCAATCTTATTCTCTTTTCCTCATTCTCTTTGCCAATCGCCTTTACCATTCCATAAGCATCGGCAATAGCGGTAGGTTCAGCCGTAGTCATCAATACAACCTCATCAGCAGCTAAGATAAAACTTAAGACATTGGCCGAAAGCCCTGCTCCGGTGTCGACAATAATAATATCAGCAATCCCGGTAAGCTTATTTAGATCTTCTATAAAATTTTTTCTTTGCTCAAAAGATAGATTGGAAAGCTCAGTAACTCCCATCGCCCCTGATATTATTTTAACTCCCCCTGGAGCTTCGGTAACCACATCTAAGATACTTTTCTGTCCCTTAAGAACATGATGTAAATTATACTTAGGACCAGGAACAAGTCCTATCACTATATTTACATTAGAAAGACCTAAGTCAGCATCAAAGATAATAGTTCTCTTGCCCATTTGAGCATAAGCAATAGCTAAATTTACAGAGAGATTAGTCTTTCCGACGCCACCTTTACCACTTGTTACCGTAATTACCTTAGTGGTATGATTATTCTTAGCTATCTCTCTTAATTTTTCAGCTTGATCTGAGATCATAAAACTTCTCCCTGTCTCCTCTATTCGTCAAAGATTGATTCTACTAATTTATAATTAATAGCTTCGACCATATCTTCAGGAACATTTTGACCGGTAGTAATATAAACTAAGGCTTGGGGAATCTTAGTAAGTAAATTAATCATAGGTCCAATAGTTATTGCCTCATCTATCTTAGTCAGGATAATCTTATCAAAAGAGACTTTTTTAAAACTTCTAACCATATTTAACAAATCTTTATATTTAGTAGTCGCACTGAGCAAAAGAAACTTTTCTATATTATAGTTAACACCTTGAAAAAAATTCTTTAACTCTTGCATCTGCATATCATTACGTTGGCTTCTTCCGGCGGTGTCTATTAAGATTAAGTCACTCTCTAAGCTTTCATCTATAGCTTTCTTTAACTCCAGAGGCCCAAAAACTACTTTTAAAGGAAGATTTATAATCTCAGCAAAGGTTCTTAATTGTTCTACGGCTGCAATTCGATAAGTATCTATGGTAATTAGAGATACCTTCTTCTTCTTGTTAAAGACAAAATTAGCCGCTAATTTAGCTAAAGTAGTCGTCTTGCCCACCCCGGTAGTACCAACTAAAGCAATAATCTTAGGACCACCACCTCCGTTTAACGGAAAAGCTCCTTCTATCTTGATAAGGGTAGAGAGATAAGAAATTAACCTGCTCTTTAAATATTCTCCAT
Above is a window of bacterium DNA encoding:
- a CDS encoding MinD/ParA family protein; the encoded protein is MISDQAEKLREIAKNNHTTKVITVTSGKGGVGKTNLSVNLAIAYAQMGKRTIIFDADLGLSNVNIVIGLVPGPKYNLHHVLKGQKSILDVVTEAPGGVKIISGAMGVTELSNLSFEQRKNFIEDLNKLTGIADIIIVDTGAGLSANVLSFILAADEVVLMTTAEPTAIADAYGMVKAIGKENEEKRIRLVVNRVNNIIEGKKVVDHFTDIVSQFLNMRVESLGYILEDAVVGKAVRQRNPFALTYPKAKATNCVYHIRDKLENVSEPPKGIANFLKSFFK
- the flhF gene encoding flagellar biosynthesis protein FlhF encodes the protein MLYKTYEAETLQKAILLKEIDYGDRAKVISHRLIRKGGFWGLFGRKMVELTCLVPFSSPGLPTSKNYFNLTNSQNIPKAKEDNDKITLIQKELETIKENIEGITEEKKQLKYPGKIGSLYKKLVQNDIEPELAERLINRVISEVPAIQIDNGEYLKSRLISYLSTLIKIEGAFPLNGGGGPKIIALVGTTGVGKTTTLAKLAANFVFNKKKKVSLITIDTYRIAAVEQLRTFAEIINLPLKVVFGPLELKKAIDESLESDLILIDTAGRSQRNDMQMQELKNFFQGVNYNIEKFLLLSATTKYKDLLNMVRSFKKVSFDKIILTKIDEAITIGPMINLLTKIPQALVYITTGQNVPEDMVEAINYKLVESIFDE